The DNA window TATCGATCCGTCGTCACCAGCTATTATCGACTCCTCTACTGCTAACATTGTCAATGTTAATACTGCAACAAAAGATTCGATAGTTGCTGCCATAAAAGGAACAGGTATTAGAGAAACAACAATTGATAAGCTAATAAAACTGAGAAATAATAAGTCATTTCAAAATATAGATGAACTTGCTTCTGGCTTAAAGCTAACTTTAAAGACTAAGGAGAAACTCCAGAAGAAACTTGAAGAAGGGAAAATTTGCTTTACCTGAAAGCTCGTAAGCAGTTTTGCCCTATTATTAATATCTGTTGGTTGATCATTTATTTTTTAGAGCAATTGTCAGTGTGATGATTTGCTACCCTGATGCAATCGCTCCGTCACATTCTTGCTGGAGTTTAAAGGGTTCAACTAGACTTTACATAAATGGTACTGAATTAAGCCAAACGCGATCGCTCAGATTCTGGCTTCTCGAAAAAGTCGGGGATCTTTAACCTCTTATATCAGTGCCATTCAACTCTACATCGTCAACCGCCGATCGCCATACCACTGGCTCAATTCCCGCTCAATTTCATCCAGGATAGCGATCGCCTCCCTGATCGATTCTGCATCAGCCGCTAACAATGCGAACACTGACTCAACCCGTTGCTGATAGTTAAGAGGACAAAGCGTAAAGCCATTCGCAAGTGCCACAGCGCTCTTCTCATTCAGCAGGTACATCTCATTTAGTGCGAAGAGTACTTGATTCATACAGGCCACACAGCGAAAACAGCAACCTGCGGCATAGGCAGCATCACCCCGTGCAACTGCTTTTTGAGCCACTACCAGTGAGAAACTGATTTCCCAAGCGAATTTGTTTATGGTTGCTTCCTTAAGCTTTGCCGGGTAAGGCGTTGTCTTAGCTTTCAAGGCAGCTAAAACGCCATGTGAATCGTGAAGTGGCAGACCCAGAGCAACTTCACCCATGTAGATCGAAGACACAAAACCGTGAGGGTGTCCGGGCTGATAGTCGATCGTGATGTGCCCCCTATGGCATTCATCAATGACGTGGTTGACTTGAACCACATCTCGATAGAGGAAATCCACTGGAATGCCTTCAATTTTTAGCCATCCTCCACCATTCATCCACTTTCCCCACTCACCGATCGGGGTAATTAAGTTTGTACGATGCTTGTCGTCCAACTCAGAGGCGAGGTGATTGAGCGCTAGGAGATCCGGCGGGTTTTCTGGCTGGTAATATAGCCCCAGATCTACATCTGACTTCGGGGTATGGTTGCCTCTTGCTCTTGAGCCACCCAACGCGATCGCCACAATTCCCTCAATTGAGCGCAAGCGATCGACGATAGGATGAATGAACTGGGGCAATGGCTCGTTCATAATGACGAGTTCACCTCTATCGTCATCCCAGCCTGACGTAATCGTTCTGCCAAAACCTCCCCTAATCCGGTGGCTGATGTAAGAATGCCATCGTTAGACATGGCAACCGCACTCCTGATAACGGCTATGGTCGAGACCGCATTTCTTGCTGGCGCATCGGCATGACATCGATGGTGCGGTATAGCATGGCTAAATCCATCGGGGCCTGGCTTCGCTGTTTTTCTGTGCCGTCTTTGCCAACTAAAATTGCCGCAAACTCTTCAACAGAAACACCAAATTGTCGTCTGAGTCCGTCTGCCGATGCCGCACTGATGGATTGCCCATCGACCTGGCTCTCTCCAGTTTCCAAAACTGCTACTAACTTGAGGTCACGATCCTCTACACCTGCCTGATCCGTCTGCCATATTTGCCTCTGCTGTCGATAATCGGATGAACCAGTTGAAGGGGCAAAGACCAACAAAATGCGGTTTTGCCATTGATAGTCACTCAACCTGAATTCAACTCCCTGTGAGCGACTGGAGGTCACAGCAACGCTCGCTACTTTGGGGAATTGGGATTGAGGCGGGTTTGGTAAATCACTCATCAAGATGAAAGGCTGAGTGTCAACACAGCCCTGTAGCAGGGACAGAAAAACAAGTACAGGTAAAGACTGCATTGCGAGACAGCAACAACTTCCTTACTGTAACCAAACCTCGTCAAGAGGGGTTGGTTCCTGAGAGGGAATTCCAGAGATCAAGCAGATAAGGGAAAACCTGCTGCTAGTAACCAGCCGAAGAATAAAGCAGTGCCGACCCTTACGGTGTCTGCGAAGCAGCAAGCATAAACCCATGCTTGGTTCAACAAACCGGAGCCAGCTAGAGCAAAGGAATACCTTCTTTTTGGATTGCTCGCACCTCCAGCCCAGATCGAGCGATCGCGAGTCCCAACTAGGATGAAATAACCAGCAGAATTGCGGGTCCCAGGACTCAGGGGTTTATAGCTTTCCTGGAGCGGTGGGGTAAACTGAAGCCGTGAAACTCACCACTCCAGTTCACCCGCGACAGATTGCCAATCTGAAACTAATTGTAACGGCTTCAGACAGGGTCAACGCTTTCGATCGATTTTCACTCGCTTATTCGGGTCTTGCTTGTGAACCCAGGCAAGGAATTTTTGTAGCTGTGGGTCTTGCTTCAGCTTCTCCAGAGTATTCAGGTGGAGGGCCAGATGGGAGTTGTCGTAGAGCGTATGGATTTGACGGTGACAGGCGGAGCAGATTTGAATGGTGGGGCTGGGGTCTTGACCCTGGCGTTTCGTCTTTTGACGAGGAATCAGGTGGTGTGCGGTAAGGGCAGACATCTCTCGCTGGCAAAGTTCGCAGGGCTGAGGCATCGCTTAGAAATCAGTGCAGGGTGGGGAACGGTGACACATCAATTTGATCCTAGCGATCGCCCTCCTGGTCTGACATTAAAACGCCGTTCGGGTCACCCGCATCAGGTAAATTTCTCCGAGGATTGCAGGCTAAGAGCCAATTTGGGTGGTAGTGCGATCTCATTCAACCTGATGGCGATCGCGTGCACTGTGCTGATTTATTGGGGAACGTGCGATCGCTCCCGAGAAACCTGAACCATAATCACACCAAGCGCTCTAGAGATCTCTCGCAATTTCCATGAACAAAGGTGAACTCGTAGATGCCGTGGCGGAAAAAGCCAACGTGACCAAGAAGCAAGCTGAAGCCGCGATCACGGCTGTGTTTGACGTGATTCAAATTGGATTAGCTGCAACAAATCGATGTTGCTCCGGCACATATGGCGAAAGGGATTGGCTCTGCACTGGTTAATACCGTCGTTGTTTGGACAAAAGGTCAATGTTATTCAGTGATGGCATTATCCACGTTTCGAGATATTCCCTGGAATGCACCTTTTTATTCAAAACTGGAGTTTTGTCCTGTTGATGAACCCGAATTGACAGCAGGTTTCCAACAAATTTGATTGCAGGAGGCTGAAGCAGGATTGCCCATTGAGGAGCAAGTCATCATACAGTTTATGTTATTAGATATAGGTTGACAAGTTCCTGTCAAATTGGTAAAGTCTTGTCATATGAGTGAGCCAAGCGCCAATGGCAGTGCCTTCACCGACCTTATCCTTGAGGTCTTTCGGCTAAATGGGCTTTTGTTAGAAGCGGGCGATCGCTTGACCCATCCGGTTGGCTTAAGCAGCGCCCGTTGGCAAGTGCTTGGCGTTGTGGAACATCAACCGACACCCGTTGCTAATGTTGCTCGGATCATGGGGCTAACTCGACAGAGTGTTCAGCAAACCGCTGATGCCCTGGCAAGCGATGGATTTATTACCTATACCGACAATCCCCACCATCGTCGTGCCAAGTTAATGACGATTACGCTAAAAGGTCGTAAAGCCTTAGATTACATACAAAAATGCCAGATCGATTGGGCAAATCAAGTTAGTGAAACGCTTTCGTTAGAAGCATTAAAAACGGCTGGGACGGTTTTACGGCAACTTGAAGAACGGCTCGAAACTTACACAACAGATGGAGTGGACGAGTAATTGCGATCGCTGTCCATCATTCTTTGAGGGAAAAATAATGAGAATTACAGCTTCCGCCATTTCATTGAATGTGGATGATGTTACGGCATCAGCTAGGTTTATCAAACAGCATTTTGGTTTCAGTGAGCAGATGTCAGCCGATGGCTTCGTATCCCTTGGCAGAGAAGATGCTGGATTCAATCTGGTCTTCATAAAAACGGGATTAAAAAGCTTCAAACCCATTCACATGAGGGAACATCGAGCAGATGGTTTGTTAATAGCATTTGTCGTAGATGATATCGACACTGAATACGCACGACTACAAGCTGAAGGTGTACCGATCACAACTCCAATCGAGACTGAACCCTGGGGTGAACGATTTTTTCAAGTGACAGACCCCAACGGTGTGGTGATTCAATTGGTTCAATGGATCACTCAACCCGGTAGCGGGGCTGCTTGAACTCATTCATAAAACTAAGCCTATGATCGAAGCCTCTCTTCTAAGACGGAATAGCCGGAACATTCAAGCATCGTACCTCTCGCACGATTGCTGCTGCTGCATAATCGATTACAAAAGTGTTCAACCATAATACTTTTCCAGTCTTTAGGCTGACTAGACAGGATGGGTGAACTGTCTGTGTCTTCATCATGCAGAACCAATGCGCCTAGTTTCGATTGTAGTCATTTTTACACAGCTTCCCCTGGATGTTGAAAACTGACCGCAAGATTTTGATAGGACTGCAGGAATTAGATAGTCAAGCGTAAATGGTTTCTCTCCTCTGGAAGGAGTTGTAAGGATAGGCATCGTATGATTAAACAAGGTTTAGCACTTTTCTCTACATGAATTATTTTGTTTAGGGAAATAGACATTTACGAAACAGATGGAGAAATCAATTGATTACTGTCCATCACTTAAATAATTCGCGTTCCCAGCGCATTCTGTGGCTACTGGAAGAATTGGGTTTAGAGTATGACATCAAGTACTATGAGCGTGATCCCAAAACGCTGTTAGCCCCTGTATCGTTGCGGCAGGTGCATCCTCTAGGCAAATCGCCTGTCATCACTGATGGAACACTAACACTAGCAGAATCCGGAGCCATCATTGAATACCTGGTAGAGCAATACGGCGAAGGGCGATTCGCACCTCCACCCGGTACGCCAGAGCGATCGCGCTATACGTACTGGTTGCATTATGCCGAAGGCTCAGCGATGCCGCCCTTGCTACTCAAGCTGGTCTTCGATCGCATTGAACAACAACCGCTGCCCTTTTTCGTCAAACCGATCGCGCGCCTGATCACCAGCCGGACTAAAAAAGCATTCATCACGCCTCAAATCACCCAGCATTTGAATTATCTCGAATCAGAACTGGAGAAAACCCTCTGGTTTGCTGGAAATGAATTTACGGCTGCTGATATTCAGATGAGCTTTCCAATTGAAGCAGCAGTCGTGCGGGGTGGGTTGAATGCTAGTCGTCCACGATTGATGGAATTTTGCGATCGCATTCATTCTCGCCCAGCATACAAACGAGCCTTAGAGCGTGGTGGAACGTACCAGCTTATGAGTTAACTGGACTGATTCATTGTGGAGGATAGACAACATGGCAGAGCAACACCCTTTGCTTGTGAAAGCCGAACAAATTGCGGCGAACTTGCACAGCTTTTCCCACCCCTGGAATCCAAACTCCGAACTGACAGGAACTCAGTTAGGCAAGACGGTTGGACTTCAGCGCACAGGAGTCAACTTCATCAGAGTTCCTCCGGGTAAAGAATCTTTCATCTATCATTCTCACCATCGGGAAGAAGAATGGATTTACATCTTATCGGGTCGTGGTGTTGCCGAAATTGATGGGACAGAATTGGAAGTTGGTGCTGGAGATTTTATGGGATTTCCCACACCTTCAGTCGCTCATCATCTTAAAAATACTGGGGATGAGGATCTGGTATATCTGGCTGGAGGAGAAAATTTAGATATCGAAATCGCCGAGTTTCCGCGTTTAAAAAAACGAATGATCCGAAGGGAAGGAGCGATCGACATCTATGATTTTGCCGATGCCAAACCCTTTGAACCATTGGATACCTAATTGCTGTTAATTGGAGTTCAGAAATCGATGCAG is part of the Trichocoleus sp. FACHB-46 genome and encodes:
- a CDS encoding nucleotidyltransferase domain-containing protein; its protein translation is MNEPLPQFIHPIVDRLRSIEGIVAIALGGSRARGNHTPKSDVDLGLYYQPENPPDLLALNHLASELDDKHRTNLITPIGEWGKWMNGGGWLKIEGIPVDFLYRDVVQVNHVIDECHRGHITIDYQPGHPHGFVSSIYMGEVALGLPLHDSHGVLAALKAKTTPYPAKLKEATINKFAWEISFSLVVAQKAVARGDAAYAAGCCFRCVACMNQVLFALNEMYLLNEKSAVALANGFTLCPLNYQQRVESVFALLAADAESIREAIAILDEIERELSQWYGDRRLTM
- a CDS encoding DUF4174 domain-containing protein; translation: MQSLPVLVFLSLLQGCVDTQPFILMSDLPNPPQSQFPKVASVAVTSSRSQGVEFRLSDYQWQNRILLVFAPSTGSSDYRQQRQIWQTDQAGVEDRDLKLVAVLETGESQVDGQSISAASADGLRRQFGVSVEEFAAILVGKDGTEKQRSQAPMDLAMLYRTIDVMPMRQQEMRSRP
- a CDS encoding HNH endonuclease; the encoded protein is MPQPCELCQREMSALTAHHLIPRQKTKRQGQDPSPTIQICSACHRQIHTLYDNSHLALHLNTLEKLKQDPQLQKFLAWVHKQDPNKRVKIDRKR
- a CDS encoding HU family DNA-binding protein; the protein is MNKGELVDAVAEKANVTKKQAEAAITAVFDVIQIGLAATNRCCSGTYGERDWLCTG
- a CDS encoding MarR family winged helix-turn-helix transcriptional regulator, with the protein product MSEPSANGSAFTDLILEVFRLNGLLLEAGDRLTHPVGLSSARWQVLGVVEHQPTPVANVARIMGLTRQSVQQTADALASDGFITYTDNPHHRRAKLMTITLKGRKALDYIQKCQIDWANQVSETLSLEALKTAGTVLRQLEERLETYTTDGVDE
- a CDS encoding VOC family protein — its product is MRITASAISLNVDDVTASARFIKQHFGFSEQMSADGFVSLGREDAGFNLVFIKTGLKSFKPIHMREHRADGLLIAFVVDDIDTEYARLQAEGVPITTPIETEPWGERFFQVTDPNGVVIQLVQWITQPGSGAA
- a CDS encoding glutathione S-transferase; this encodes MITVHHLNNSRSQRILWLLEELGLEYDIKYYERDPKTLLAPVSLRQVHPLGKSPVITDGTLTLAESGAIIEYLVEQYGEGRFAPPPGTPERSRYTYWLHYAEGSAMPPLLLKLVFDRIEQQPLPFFVKPIARLITSRTKKAFITPQITQHLNYLESELEKTLWFAGNEFTAADIQMSFPIEAAVVRGGLNASRPRLMEFCDRIHSRPAYKRALERGGTYQLMS
- a CDS encoding cupin domain-containing protein, whose translation is MAEQHPLLVKAEQIAANLHSFSHPWNPNSELTGTQLGKTVGLQRTGVNFIRVPPGKESFIYHSHHREEEWIYILSGRGVAEIDGTELEVGAGDFMGFPTPSVAHHLKNTGDEDLVYLAGGENLDIEIAEFPRLKKRMIRREGAIDIYDFADAKPFEPLDT